The Nitratidesulfovibrio sp. SRB-5 genomic sequence CGTTGCGACGCCCTCTTCCTCGGTCGTGTCCGGTTCCGGTTGGTCCTGAGGCGCAAGCGTCAGCGTGCCGCCATGCCGGGAGACGATGGCAGTGGACACGGCAAGCCCCAGCCCCGTGCCGCTTCCCGAGGGTTTGGTGGTGAAGAACGGATCGAAGATGCGTTCGCGGTGCTCGGGCGCCACGCCCGGTCCCGTGTCGGACACGGTAATGCGCACCTCGTTTTCGACGATCCTGGCGTCCAGGGTCAGGGTTCCCCCGGCGGGCATGGCGTCGGCGCCATTGAGCACCAGATTCAAGATCACCTGCCCCATCTTGTCCGGGTCGATGAAAAGCGGCGGCACGTCCGGTGCCACGTGGCTCACAAGAGCCACGCCTTTCCTCTGAAGGGTGAACTCCACAAGGGCCCGGGAGCTGGCGAACAGGTCCTCGATGCGCGTCTCGCTCACGGCAAGGGGCGAGGGCCGGGCGTAATGCATGAGCTCGCCCACGATGCGTCGAATCTTCTCCAGGCCGTCGTCGATCACCTTCTCATGCTGGCGTCTGGCATCTTCGTCCATGCCGCCAGCGGTGAGGTTGCGAAAGCACAGGATCACCCCGCCCAGGGGGTTGTTGATCTCGTGGGCCACTCCCGAGGCCAGTTGGCCGATGCTGGCCAGCTTCTCGGCCTGGTGCATGCCCTCGATGCTGCGCAGGCGCTCGCGCTCCGCGTCGCGCAGGCGCGCAACCATCCACAGGAAGCTGGCCTGCAGGGCGCCAATCTCGTCCTCTCGGGCCGGCAACTCGCGTATGGGAGCGGTAAGGTCGCCGCGCGCGGTGATGTCGTTCATTGTCCGGGTGAGCGCCGTGAGCGGCCTAGAGAAATGCCTGCCCGCATACCATACCAGGGCCAGCGCCACCAGAAGCATTGCGCCGCTTATGCCCAGCACCTCCGAGCGCAGCGTGCGCAAGCCCTGGTACATGACGTTCAGCGAATAGCCGATGCGGCACGCCCCCCAGCGTTTCGAGCCGATGGTCAGGGGGACCGCGATGTCCAGATGAGGTCCGAGGTCCGCGTTGTCCTTTAGCGTGATGAGCGGTTCGGTCGCGCCAAGGGCGGCCACGGTGGCCTTGTCCGAATGGATTTTGCCGTATTCGCGCAGGTTGTTGTGGGCGATGACGCGTCCTTCGGTGTCGAACACCATGAAGTAGACGATGCGCGCATCCAGCCGCATCACGTCGGCCACGAAATAGTCCAGGTAGTCGGTCATGCCGGTGGAATCCACCATGCCCAGGCTCTCGTAGATGCTGGCGTTGGTGAACAGGACAGATGAAATGCGAGCGATTCCGAGCCCCTGTTGGGTGACGTCGTGCAGAAGAAGGTCCTCTTCGCGCTGTATGGTCACGAAGCTTATGACGCCAATGAACACCGCGATGCAGGGCACGGCGAACAGGATGAACTTGGCCTGCATGCCCATCTTCACGGTTTTTCCTCCGTCCCCGGCTGTTCCTGGGAAGGCAGCCCCAAGCGCGTCTCCATGGCCCGGAAGGCTTCGTACACCGAGGTGTCGACCGTAACGAATCCGTGGCGCAGCACCTCGTTCCATCCGGTGGAGCGGGCGGCCACCTCGGGCGATGCGGGGTCGATGGCCAGCAGGGTCTTGCGAAGGGCTTCCCGCACGGGCTCGGGCACGGCGGCCCGGGCAACTATGATGAAGCCCGGAAACGGCGGCGTGGCCGCCAGCATGCGAAGCCCGGAGCCCAGGTAGCGCATGGCCATGGGTTCGCCCACGGCCCCGGCGTCGTACTCGCCCCGCAGCACGGCTCGGGCAACGGCGTCGTGGGTGCCCAGATTGTTCCAGCGCGAGAAGGAGCCGAGGGTAATGCCATGCTGCTTCAGATAATCCAGCGGAATGAGATAGCTTGCGGTGGAGTCCGGCGAGCCGAAGGCGAAGCGCTTGTCGGCAAGGTCGGCCACGGTGCGGATGTCCTCGCGATCATCGCGCACCACGATGAGGCTGCGGATGGTGGGGGTGCCGTCCACGCCCGTCACGGCGCATATGGGCTCGAGCGGCGTGCGTTCGCGCGCCTGCAGGAAGGTGCGGCCAGCCAGCAGGGCAATGTCCAGGGTACCGGCCTGGAGGCGGTCGACGATGGCCGAGTAGCGCTGCTCCAGTACCAGCTCAAAGCGCCACGGCTGGCGCTCGGAAAGGTAGTCGAGGAAGGGCTGGTACTGCTGGTAGATGACCAGGGGATGGTTCAGCGTGATCACGCCGAACCTGAAAACGCGTCCGGGGGGGGAGTCGTCCGCCAGGGCGCCCGGCGCCGAAAGGCAGAGGGCAAGACAGAGAGAGAGGACGACCAGCGGCGTGGTGAGCATATGGCCCATGGTCAACTCCGGCCCGCGGCGTCGGCGCTGGCCATCAGGTTAGGTTTGAAGGCGGTTGCGGCAGGTCCGGAGGGCCACGCCAGCGCCCTTCATATCTCCCGCGTGCTGACCGCTGAACCCCGCAAGATGTCCGGGCAGGCTCACCCGGGCGCTGAATTCTCCTTCAGGGGCTTCATCGCGAGGGCATTGGTTCTCTGCCACACGCACCACCAGCCCGTTCCTGTGCATGGTGTACCACGCGCTGTCCGAAGCGGGAAAGCAAGGCCGCCATCCCCCTGCATGCGGCCTGACCAGCCATGGACTCATCTGATATTTCGCCGCCAGAATGATGTCCATCCAAAAGGCCCGGGGACTTCGGTGCAGTTGGCGCCATGCTGAATGAACAGGCAGCCCTCTTGCCCAGGAGGCATCACCCGCATTTGGGGCGACGGCATTTCTCTGCCCTGGACGAACCTCTCACCGCAGGCATGGAAAACTCCGGCCAGCGGCCCTGGCGCGAGCCATCATGCCAGTACGGTAACCTTGCTCGGGCATGAGCTGTTCACGGCTTCGGCAAGACGCGCGCCGGTAAATTCCCTGCCCCAGCAGCGTGGGGGCAGGAACACCTCGTCCACGCGGTTTTCGGTGGCGGCTGCCAGTATTTCGCCGAGCGGTTCGCCCCAGCGAACCATCAGCGTGACGTCCACCCCCTGCTCGCGAGCGCGCTGGCGAAACTTCCCGAGCCGGTCCAGGCATTCGCGCTCACCCAGTTCGCGAACGTAGCGCACGAAGCCTTCCTTGTCGCCCTGGGTGGCCAGATGGTCAACCATTCCATAATGCATGAGGTCTTTCTCCACAACATGCACAGCCAAAATGCTGCCACCGTCGTCGTGCGCCAGGGAGATCACGTGGTCCTCCGCCTGCCTTGCCTGCTCCGATCCGTCGCTGCCAAGTAAAATGCGCCTCATTTCATTCTCCTTGAAAAGGCGCGGCCGCCGGACGCTCGTCCGGCGGCCGCCTGGATGAAGGCATGAACTAGGCGATAACCTTGCACAGCGCGATGACCGCGAACCCGAGAAGGACGACGATGGAATCCTGACGGCGAGACTTGGAAATGGACTTGAAGAAAGACATGATTGGCTCCTTTTGATTATTTCATGAAGTAGAGGACGGCGACCAGAGCCAGCACGGCTTTCAGGCCCGCGACGCCAAATCCGAACAGGAAGCCCTTGAGGCCTGCGGCGCGCAGGTCGGAAAGGCGGGTGGTCAGGCCGATGCTGGCAAAGCCCAGAAGGAAGGCCCATTCCATGAACACCTTGGCCACCTTGATCTCGGCCTTGCTCAGCATGCCCATGGTGTTCATGCACACGATGGCGATGAAGCCCAGGATGAACAGGGGGAACTTGTCGCGGATCATCTGCAGCTTGTTGATCTTGACCACTTCGTTGCCCTGCTTGGCCTCCTGCGCCGCGGCCATCAGGGCCAGCATCAGCACCACGAAAGGCAAAAAGATCACCCGGCCGATGTTGTAGATGCCAGCCACCTTCCCGGCTTCCGGGCTGTAGCCGAACCCGGCGGCGAGCACCTGCGCGGAGTTGATGATGCCCACGCCCGCGAAGGCGCCGAACTGCTCGGCGGTCAGGTTGAACAGCCTGCCCACCAGAGGGAATGCCACCAGGGCCAGCAGGCCGAACATCAGGACCACCGCGATGGCATAGGCCATGTCCTCGTTCTTGGCTTTCACCGCCGGGGAGATGGCGATGGTGGCGGAAACGCCGCACACCGACATGCCCGCCGCCAGGCAGGCGCCAAGCGAAGAGGACATGCCAAGCCTGTTGCAGAGCCACATCATGATCAGGGCGGTGCCGAACAGGAACACCGCGATGAACACCAGGGCCTGGCCGCCAACCGACACCAGACCGGCCAGCGAATAGCTGGACCCCATGACCACGATGCCGGTCTTGGTCATGATGGTGGAATAGCGCAGACCCGGCTGGAACACGGCGGGCACGCCCACGGTGTTGCGGATCGCGATGCCTATGATGATGGCCAGGATGAAGTCCTTGAGCGAGAGGTAGGTCTTGAACAGGGGATAGGTTTCAAGAATCGGGGCCACGAAGTTGGCCACAAGGGCCACCGCCGTGATCAGCATCAAGCCGGGCAGGCTTTCGAATATGGCTTGGGCGAATGCCTGCTGCTTTTCAAAGGGTTGCGAAATGACGTTCTCCGACACGGGATCCTCCTGCGTGCTGTGGTATCCCCACCCTAGGCAAGAGTAGTGCCAGAAGGTCATGCGCCGTGATGTCGGATGGTTATGCTGGAGACTTCCCGTGTTGTCCGGCTTTGATGGGCCGAAGGGGAACGCATTGGCAGTTCATGTTCCCATTCGGGAACATGAACTGGTGCTTGCGACAAGAGGAGGATGCGATTTCCCCGGAAGGCCCGCAGCTGGACCGGGGATGCCGAGGAATCTCGACCCTCGGGGGGCGCGGTCCGCTCCATCGGGTGGGGCAGCGCGTCAACGAAGACCCGTACAGGAGGTGTGGCGACAAGCTGCGGAGAATATCGAAAGGCCCCCTACCATTTCCACAACATCCTGATGAGGCCATGGCGCCCAAGGGCGTTACCCCCGGCGACATATACAGCTCCATCGTCCCCATGGTACTCCTCATGCGCATAGGTCTGGTGCCGGTCATGGTCTTCCCGTGCATCGCCATGTTCCTGCCCCGGGTGTTCCTGTAAAGCGAGGCTCCCATGAACGTTCACAGTCCGCTGCGTGAACTTCTGGCCAAGGCGTCCCCCCTGCGTTCGGGGGATGTCCTGGCCGGGGTGGCCGCAGCCAGCGACGAAGAGCGCGTGTGCGCCCAGATGCTGTTGGCCGACGTGCCGCTGAAGCGCTTTCTCGACGAGGCGGTGATCCCCTACGAGGACGACGAGATCACCCGGCTTATCATGGACAGCCACGACGCAGCGGCCTTTGCCCCAGTACGCTCGTATACCGTGGGCCAGTTCCGCGACTGGCTGCTTACCGACGCGGCGAACCATGCCAGCCTGGCCGCGCTTGCCCCCGGCCTGACGCCGGAAATGGTGGCGGCGGCCAGCAAGCTGATGCGCCTGCAGGACCTGGTGCTGGTGGCCTCCAGGTGCCGGGTGGTCACCCGGTTCCGCAACACCATCGGGCTGCCGGGCCACTTTTCTGCCCGCCTGCAACCCAATCACCCCACCGACGACGCGCGCGGCATCCTGGCCTCCACCATCGACGGGCTGTACTACGGCTCGGGCGATGCAGTCATCGGCATCAACCCGGCTTCGGACAGCCTGGATAACATCGCCCGGCTGATGCACCTGCTGGACGAACTCATCGCCCGGTACGAGATACCCACCCAAGGCTGCGTGCTCACCCACGTGACCAGCGCCATGGAGCTCATTCGGCGGGGCGCGCCGCTGGACCTGTGCTTCCAGTCCATCGCCGGGACGGAAAAGGCCAACGCCAGCTTCGGCATCAGCCTGGGCCTGCTGGACGAGGCGTGGCAGGCCACGCTGGAATTGCAGCGCGGCACGCTGGGCGACAACGTGATGTACTTCGAGACGGGGCAGGGCAGCGCGCTTTCGGCCAACGCCCATCACGGCGTGGACCAGCAGACCGTGGAATGCCGGGCCTATGCCGTGGCGCGCCGCTACCGCCCGCTGCTGGTGAACACGGTGGTGGGGTTCATCGGGCCGGAATACCTGTACAACGGCAAGCAGATCATCCGGGCCGGGCTGGAGGACCACTGCTGCGGCAAGTTGCTGGGCCTGCCCATGGGGGTGGACATCTGCTACACCAACCACGCCGACGCGGACCAGGACGACATGGACGCGCTGCTGACCCTGCTGGGCACGGCAGGCTGCAATTTCATCATGGGCGTGCCGGGCGCGGACGACATCATGCTCAACTACCAGTCCACCTCGTTTCACGACGCTGCCTACCTGCGCAAGCTGCTGGGCAGGCGTCCCGCCCCGGAATTCGAGGCCTGGCTGGAACGCATGGGCATCCACGACCGGGACGGCAACCTGCTGCCCCCCGGCGGCGCCCTGCTGGGGCTTGAACAGCGCGTGCGGCAGGACGCCTGAGGAGGGACGCCATGGACAGGGCACGAGACGACGACCTTGCGGCGCGGCCCGCCCCGGTGACCGACGACACCTGGAGCGACCTGCGCCGCCACACCGATGCCCGCATTGCCCTGGGTCGTTGCGGCATCAGCCTGCCGCACGGCCGGTGGCTGGATTTCCGCATGGCTCACGCCAGGGCGCGCGACGCGGTGCTGACCCCCTTCGACATGGCGGGCGTGCGCGCCGCCCTGGAACGGGGCGGCGTACAGTGCCTGGAACTGCACAGCGCGGCGGCGGACACGGCGGAATTCCTGGCCCGACCGGACAAGGGCCGCCAGCTTTCCGATGCCTCGCGGGGCATCCTGCGCGAGGCATCGGCTGGGCAGGCAAAGGGCGCTTCGGACGCAAAAGGGGCGGACATCTGCGTGGTGGTCAGCAGCGGGCTTTCCGCCCGCGCCGTGCACGAGAACGCCGCCCCCTTCGCCCTGCGGTTTCTGGAGCAGGCCCGCGCGGCGGGCTACACCGCCACGCCCGTGGCGCTGGTGGACCACGGGCGCGTGGCCGTGGCCGACGAGGTGGCCCACCTGCTGGGCGCGCGGCTGGTGGTGATGCTGATCGGCGAGCGGCCCGGCCTCAGCTCGCCCAATTCGCTGGGCGTCTACCTGACCCATGCGCCCGTGCCCGGCTGCACGGACGAGGCCCGCAACTGCATCTCCAACGTGCGTCCCGGCGGCCTTGCCATCGAAGAAGGCGTGCGCAAGCTGTGCTATCTGGTGCAGGGGGCCTTTGCCGCCGGGCTTACCGGCGTGAACCTGAAGGACGACATGCCGGGCGACTACCTGCCCTTTGCCCCGGTGCACGCTCTGAAGGACTGAGCTTCCGCCCGTTTTCGCGCGCACCAGCCGGTGCCGCGTCTACCGGATGCCGTGCCCACCGGGTGTCGTGTCCACCAGATGCCGTGCCGGCGCATTCCGCCCGTACGGCCTTGCGGCCCGGCTATCCTTGCCGTGTTGTCTGTCCCTGCCCGCACAGGCGGCCAATGACCGCATGCAGCGTATCCATGTCCGTGGGCTTGGTGGCGTAGGCGTCCATGCCTGCGCCCATGAATCGTTCCCGGTCACCCTCCATGGCGTAGGCGGTCAGGGCCACGACGGGAATGCCTGCCCTGTCCGGCCCGGCCTCCCCCTTGCGAATGCGGGCAACGGCCTCCATGCCGTCCATGATGGGCATCTGGATGTCCATGAGCACCATGTCGAACGAGCCGCCAGCCAACGCGTGCAGGCCAGCGCGCCCGTCTCCCGCCACGGTGACGGTATGCCCCGCCTTTTCCAGCATCCGTCGCACGGCCAGCTGGGTTACCGTGTCGTCTTCCACCAGCAGGATCCGGCAGGGCGATGCCGCATCTGGGCGGGGGGCCGGTGCCGCGCCCCGCGCGCCAGGCATGCCGGGCACGCCAGCCACGCCGGGCACATCGGGAAGGTCAGGCGCATTCGCCGTATCCGGCGCCTCCGTTCTTTCGCCGGTATCGGGCACTAGGGTGAAGGGCAGACTGACGCAGGCCGTGGTGCCCGCGCCTTCCTGGCTTTCGATGGTGATTTCCCCGCCCATCAGGTGCACCAGCCGCTTGCAGATGGAAAGCCCCAGCCCGGCGCCCTGGTGCGAGCGGCGCATTCCGTTGCTGGCCTGGGTGAACGGCTCGAACAGTTCGCCCAGCTTGTCTTCCGGAATGCCGCACCCCGTGTCCGAAATGG encodes the following:
- the eutC gene encoding ethanolamine ammonia-lyase subunit EutC, translating into MDRARDDDLAARPAPVTDDTWSDLRRHTDARIALGRCGISLPHGRWLDFRMAHARARDAVLTPFDMAGVRAALERGGVQCLELHSAAADTAEFLARPDKGRQLSDASRGILREASAGQAKGASDAKGADICVVVSSGLSARAVHENAAPFALRFLEQARAAGYTATPVALVDHGRVAVADEVAHLLGARLVVMLIGERPGLSSPNSLGVYLTHAPVPGCTDEARNCISNVRPGGLAIEEGVRKLCYLVQGAFAAGLTGVNLKDDMPGDYLPFAPVHALKD
- a CDS encoding universal stress protein, producing MRRILLGSDGSEQARQAEDHVISLAHDDGGSILAVHVVEKDLMHYGMVDHLATQGDKEGFVRYVRELGERECLDRLGKFRQRAREQGVDVTLMVRWGEPLGEILAAATENRVDEVFLPPRCWGREFTGARLAEAVNSSCPSKVTVLA
- a CDS encoding ATP-binding protein, with the translated sequence MGMQAKFILFAVPCIAVFIGVISFVTIQREEDLLLHDVTQQGLGIARISSVLFTNASIYESLGMVDSTGMTDYLDYFVADVMRLDARIVYFMVFDTEGRVIAHNNLREYGKIHSDKATVAALGATEPLITLKDNADLGPHLDIAVPLTIGSKRWGACRIGYSLNVMYQGLRTLRSEVLGISGAMLLVALALVWYAGRHFSRPLTALTRTMNDITARGDLTAPIRELPAREDEIGALQASFLWMVARLRDAERERLRSIEGMHQAEKLASIGQLASGVAHEINNPLGGVILCFRNLTAGGMDEDARRQHEKVIDDGLEKIRRIVGELMHYARPSPLAVSETRIEDLFASSRALVEFTLQRKGVALVSHVAPDVPPLFIDPDKMGQVILNLVLNGADAMPAGGTLTLDARIVENEVRITVSDTGPGVAPEHRERIFDPFFTTKPSGSGTGLGLAVSTAIVSRHGGTLTLAPQDQPEPDTTEEEGVATPASSTGATFVIRLPLARDIP
- a CDS encoding YeiH family protein; its protein translation is MSENVISQPFEKQQAFAQAIFESLPGLMLITAVALVANFVAPILETYPLFKTYLSLKDFILAIIIGIAIRNTVGVPAVFQPGLRYSTIMTKTGIVVMGSSYSLAGLVSVGGQALVFIAVFLFGTALIMMWLCNRLGMSSSLGACLAAGMSVCGVSATIAISPAVKAKNEDMAYAIAVVLMFGLLALVAFPLVGRLFNLTAEQFGAFAGVGIINSAQVLAAGFGYSPEAGKVAGIYNIGRVIFLPFVVLMLALMAAAQEAKQGNEVVKINKLQMIRDKFPLFILGFIAIVCMNTMGMLSKAEIKVAKVFMEWAFLLGFASIGLTTRLSDLRAAGLKGFLFGFGVAGLKAVLALVAVLYFMK
- a CDS encoding ethanolamine ammonia-lyase subunit EutB; the encoded protein is MNVHSPLRELLAKASPLRSGDVLAGVAAASDEERVCAQMLLADVPLKRFLDEAVIPYEDDEITRLIMDSHDAAAFAPVRSYTVGQFRDWLLTDAANHASLAALAPGLTPEMVAAASKLMRLQDLVLVASRCRVVTRFRNTIGLPGHFSARLQPNHPTDDARGILASTIDGLYYGSGDAVIGINPASDSLDNIARLMHLLDELIARYEIPTQGCVLTHVTSAMELIRRGAPLDLCFQSIAGTEKANASFGISLGLLDEAWQATLELQRGTLGDNVMYFETGQGSALSANAHHGVDQQTVECRAYAVARRYRPLLVNTVVGFIGPEYLYNGKQIIRAGLEDHCCGKLLGLPMGVDICYTNHADADQDDMDALLTLLGTAGCNFIMGVPGADDIMLNYQSTSFHDAAYLRKLLGRRPAPEFEAWLERMGIHDRDGNLLPPGGALLGLEQRVRQDA
- the phnD gene encoding phosphate/phosphite/phosphonate ABC transporter substrate-binding protein, which encodes MGHMLTTPLVVLSLCLALCLSAPGALADDSPPGRVFRFGVITLNHPLVIYQQYQPFLDYLSERQPWRFELVLEQRYSAIVDRLQAGTLDIALLAGRTFLQARERTPLEPICAVTGVDGTPTIRSLIVVRDDREDIRTVADLADKRFAFGSPDSTASYLIPLDYLKQHGITLGSFSRWNNLGTHDAVARAVLRGEYDAGAVGEPMAMRYLGSGLRMLAATPPFPGFIIVARAAVPEPVREALRKTLLAIDPASPEVAARSTGWNEVLRHGFVTVDTSVYEAFRAMETRLGLPSQEQPGTEEKP